A stretch of DNA from Mugil cephalus isolate CIBA_MC_2020 chromosome 12, CIBA_Mcephalus_1.1, whole genome shotgun sequence:
AGGACAAGAGAAATGTGTTGGTGGAGAGCGCGAGGGTGGCCCGTGGAAAAATCCAGGATCTGTCTAAACTCAGCGTCAAAGACCACGATGCTGTCATATTCCCAGGTTTGACCATTCGCTGCTCTGCTCTAAAGCAGAGGCTGGTGATGTTAAACGTTCCAAGTCCTGAAGACATTATGTAAAcacatgtttttgatgattcgCAGGAGGTTTCGGTGCAGCGAAGAACCTCTGCTCCTGGGCAGTGCAGGGGAAGGACTGCTCTGTTAATGACATGGTCAAGGACACTCTGCAGGCCTTCCACAAAGAGGGTAAACCCATCGGCCTCTGCTGCATCTCACCCGTCCTGGCTGCCAAGGTGATTCCTGGGTGCGAGGTCACCGTCGGAATCGAAGCGGACGGCAAGTGAGTCTGACTTGTCTTGACTTACTTCTGTCTTGtcttatatttataaatagaataaaacgtGACTACAGCTCTATTGAAAAATCTGAGAAGTGACCGACGAGAGCAAATGTAATCACATGTCACTTTAGACACCGACTTCCTGGAAGTTTGATGTCTGTGCTCACTAAAGTTAAAAGTTCTAATCTTGCCACATTTCGGTTGCACCTACTCTCAGTTCTTCTTAAAATGCAGAAGGTTTTGGATAAGGACAGACACAGCCAACATGTCTTTCATGTCTTTCTGTGAGTTTTGTTAAGCATATGCAATTTTATTTGAGCATATAGACATCTTACAGAAAGCATACGAAGAAACCACACGGCTAAACTTCCTCAATTACAGTTACCTCAGGTACTTCCAGTGCAAGTTTCATTTCCTTCCAGACACAACAATCACTCATTTATACCACGATTTTCAGTCTTGCCGTCTTGATGCATCAGTGGTGGATTTGCTGTCAAActaaaatgacaacaaactCAAATGGTCCCTCAAATTTTACTTAATAATACTTGGAAATTTTAAAGTCCAACCCCAGTGTTAGGAcataagatgttttttttattattatgtggtAAAACTAAGTCCAAGACATGCATGTataagaaatacaagaaaaacacatagaaggtggaaaaaaacatgtattttatgccattaaaacacaactttttgaacattagaacataagtgctaaTACAGATACTCATTACAATAATGTACAAATATAGACATCAGGCCACTGCTAATGAAGCAGTTACGCTCAGCGTTCATGTAGAGATGGACACTGCAGATcacatttgacctgataatGTTGCATGAACCTCTCAGATGAAACCAGTTTAGattagttttaatgttattgcTGTGGCAGCGTTAAAAGCTTAATTTTCCGatttcagaaaaacaaggaagtggATGCGTTCTGGGTCTCTGCTGATTGGTCAAATGCTATAATGACGTATTTGTACAGTGATCTTTTCTGATTCGGTGGGTGAAAACACATGGTTCTTGTGAGAGACACGGCGTCATTTGCGATGCATGCAGAAGTGACCATACATTCTCCTGAgtcccgagcttttatttggtttgcattcttaatttctccaaggtatttgtgATCTCAGTAGGAAACtaagatatataaaaactaaacatcatctttgaacaggaagtactAGTTTTTGACAAaagatgtcctcatatgtggacactgggattatttcattattaatattataattaagtcaccaatatgtctatatatacgtacaaaacatgaaactgtttgttttaatacctgaacatggctgagcaaagacagaacaatgaagtcccaacatcctcaaacgagtacttgctaattagcgatgtGGTAGCTCGTTGcttttgataaaatttgttacatttgtgcatcatatcaaactagaaatgttaataagcataaataaatacgtttagCCTTTCGTACCGCTAGATGGCAGACCAAAGGGTTCACtcatgaggacaatgggtttaaatgaagcagaataagctgcaataaaacctaaaacttaacgtccccgtatgaggacgcagggtctcaggaggacaTGGAAACTTGATAAAGGGTAACTGGACTGATGTATAGTCCCTTTTCTTCGACGAGGCAACAAACAAGTCTGAGTAAAAGAGGAGGATATATTTACTGACAAACTTTTGGCTAAAATCTAGACAGAAATTTAAAAGTTTGCGCTAGGCTGAATAATTTCTGCGGTAAAGAAAACGGAgagattcattttaattaatttgaagacgaattcatttaaaaaaaaaaaataaatcagcatgTCCCAGTTAATCCAACtcatacttatttttttcctacagTGTTATTTTAGCCAAAACCTGAAGTTTATTTGTTGtgtcctttttcctttttctttctcaggtaTCCAAACACCGCTGACACGGCGGCGGCCATCAACCAGCTGGGCTGCAAACACGTGAGCAAGAGCGTCGGCGAGAGCCACGTGGACGAGAAGAACAAGCTGGTCACCACCTCTGCCTTTATGTGCGACGCTCCCATCCACGAGATATTTGACGGGATCGGCACGATGGTGCGGGATGTCCTGAAACTCGCTTGATCTGACTGAGACTCAAGGCAGCGGAGACGTGGAAATCAGGATGCAGTGGACGTGATCGTTTTGAATAGGGTAGCAACAAAAGCACTTCCAGATTCTCTTGAATTAGTCGTAGTAATTTTTCATCTATTCACTGGATTATATTCTGATGCAGTGGCTTCAGTCTTGCGACATCAGTGTTGTGATCATTTTAGAGAATCAACAGCACGTGGTGGCAttgtacacaaaaaaaatgcaataaaacgtAAAAAGTTCTCTTTTTCAGttggttttatttcatgcacCACAGAAGaaattttacaaaacatttacataatgattatctcacagtttaaaaatattacaaagattCACACAAATCCACCGTTTTCGTCATCCGATCACAAACTCGCTGTGCTGTGTAACTGCTCGTGTGGTTCACTTGTCATTCTCAGGTATGAACCTAAGACCGAGCACTCCCTCAGCTTCTCCATGTTTCCTATCATGTCTatcaccccctccaccccctccatgctcAGCACAGACGAAGCATTAATGCAGAACTTCTCCACCAGGCTCTTGTGACTCAGCGGCTTCCTCCAGTGGCCGTAGAAGGTATCGCATCTTGCCGTGTAACTCAGCCCCTGGTCGGTTTCTATCTCAACCTCGCAGTACATCTTGTCAAAGCTGGGTTTGTTGTCTTGAGGCGTCTCCAGCTTCACCTTGGACAGGAGCTCCCTCAGAGCGGGCCGGCTGATCTGAGCCTCGTCAAAGGAGGTCACCGTCACTTTGTTGTCCAGTAAGGCGGAGCCGGCGTTGAACTGAAACGAGTGCCTGGCTTGGTGCTCTGTGGCTGGCAAGGGGCAGTTGATGTACTTGGATGGAGGCACCCGGAGCGTGACGCGCCGGATCTGCCTGGCGTCAAAGAACGTCTGCGTGTTCTGAATCTTTGCGCGAGCTGCCAGAGCTGCATCCACGACCCAGTGCATCCCCAGATGAGCGGGGAAGCGCTTGAACGCCACGTCCTGGCCTTCCAGGATCCATTTAAAGGCCCCGGAGGCAGAACCTTCAATTGCTGAGGGAGTGTAGTCTTTATAGTAAACCCCGAACCCAAAGTCTATGTCCAAAATGGCAGGGTTTCCCTCTAGTCCCATCTGAGCCAGCTGAGCGGCCTCCAGGCCCCTTCGAGCAGCGTTTCCTATGTGCAGAGGTTTGGTTTGTGTGGCCGCGTTGGCTAGAGGAGCCCCGGCAGAGGAGGCTGCGATGGCCAGAGCGTGACTGCACTGTGCAGGGGACAGACCAAGGAGCTTAGCTGAGGCTGCAGCGCTGCCCATCACCCCAACGACACTGGGAGGGTGGAACCTGTGACGTGGAACAGAAAGAGTAGTAGAAACAAGACGGAAACGTgaggattcattcattttatatcCACTGCTCCTAGCTCATCAAATGTGATTGTTCCTCTTCCTTGACTTACAGTAATCTGAATACCTTTGAGGTTTGGGAAGTTGGTGAACGAACAAGCAAGTGGGAGACTTCGTTATTAAGTGAAACTTCTTCACAGACCACGTAATCAATtcaaaagagaaagggaaaattaTGAAGTCTTGGGCGTGATCTTAAGATGAAAATTCACGAGACTTGACCTGTCCTTGAGCCTCTGTGgtcagcatggtgtatttttattgctcCACTATCTACATCACTTCCCCTTTCCCACACTTCATTCTCAATTTCAAAATCACTTCCATCGCCCAATTATCAGTTCGCCTGCTTTTCCCAAAGCCAATTAGGCCCAAGTTCTTTATATTTCACTGCAACTACGCTCTCACATCTGCACCTCATCCGAGTTGCCCGGGGGGTCCTAACTGatctgctccaccaccaccagggttcAGACTcaatttttctttcatctcagAAAAACTCTGaagcagcttgttttttttttctaataatttTTCTAATGTAATCCACGCACGTTGCTGTAACCATTTTTATGACTGTAAAGTAGTAACTGCACCAAAACCAAGGGgtgagaacatttttaaatgttatgcaTCACAAATTCTAATCCACTTCTCGCTCTTAGACCTAAAGGAGAACCAGCACTATCTTTGTGGCTTGATACCACTAGAGGTAGATGTTGTACTTTTTGTAACTTGAATGAATGTGAACGTTAACTCTCGTTTCCATTACGATTCATCTCACGAGAGAACCGCACACATTCACTTTGCTAATGCTTTCTCACCTTTCAGGGATGTTGTAGGCCTCCCTGGAGAACCTCATCAGTCTGCCCTGCACCTCGATGCCGATGTTAAAGGCCAGCAGCAGGTCTAGACCGGAGGGCCGGCTGGGCAGCGTCTCTGCCAGGGCCAGCAGAGCAGGGAGCACGGCTCCAGAAGGGTGAGTGGCGGGGTGCCAGGTGTCGTCAAAGTCCATGGAGTGGACCTGGTATTGGACAGTTGCGACAGCCGGTGATTAAGAATCCAAGCAGAGATAAATTATGTGCACATTTGCAATATAAACTTTTTTATTTGAGCAAACTTACGGCAATGCCGTTGACGAATGCAGCGTAATGAGAAGGGAGAGTTATATGCGATTGGCCCCAAACGCTGCTCCTCTCGTCAGACGAGAACGACTGCAATGAGACGAATTAATATGAGTGCAGGATGTAAGCAACATCTGCAACTATCATAAAATAATCTGCGTATTAATGCATAGAGAACAGTAATGACGCAGCATTAAGGACAAATATAGATTTAATTACAAtcacaaactgatttaaaagaaacaaatgctTTGGTCACTATTTCTAATAAgaatttaataaacattttcGAGGTAATGATGCTTTGCTTTCAACTAAATTCAATGTAATACAATAAAGGAGGATTTAGTTGTGTGGTGTGCCGTGATTTTGTAGCTTCACTGCACCTTGCTGTACTTTAGAGCCTTGTTGAAGACAGCTGTCCTGGTTCCCAACAGCCCGACTCCCAGGGTGTCCAGCATCATCCTTTTGCTCCTGTTAATCACACCATCTGTCAGCTGAGCGCTGCTGAGGGCATGGATCGCAGCTCCGAAGCTCTCTGTAATACCCTGGAAAGGTAAAATGGAGCATGTCAGTCCAAAACTCTACGAGGCGAAGACataaaaatgagtttaaaatgtctttaagcTGAAAAGCCGCTACGTAAAAGACGCCatatgcattattatcattttaaagaatTTCTGACAAGATATGAATCTTATAAAAtatgtaagcaaaaaaaaaaaaaaaaaaacaccttgcGCAGCATTGTTCTGCGTTACCAGGCTGTTCAAGTGACAAGCCATCCAACTTCAGAAAGCTTTTATACTTAAGCCATACCAGAGGGTTGGTCTACCAAATTTCCAAAGTGGCTAAAAGCCACCATGATGAGAAGTGGTTACTTTCACAATGATTCGATGACATCTTGTTTCTTCTACAGATTATGTATTGAGAAATCTAGTAAACCTTCAGTTTGAATCACAGCATGCTGCAGCACATCTAACACAGACATGACcgaatgtaaatattttatgagTGTTGACACAGGaatgtttaaatgaaaccaaGATCCGTGTGTTGGCAAAAGAAAAGGGAACTCGAATGGCATAAGCTTGGCTGAAAATGGGATAATAAAAGAGGTACTTGACCTTTTTTATCTGTCTTTCACAAcctgtttctttttgaaatGACAGACAACGGGAACTCTGCGAAGGGGAAGTCTTGAACATGGGCATGGCGTACAGCTTAATCAGCTCACTGGCAATCACATGACAACGATTTCCATCGTCTGAGACAGCTGCAAACCTACATCTGCGTTCGGTCTAGTCCACGTATTTACAATCACACTTATGGGTTCCACACTGTTTGTCTGATGATTAATGCAAATTAGAGGCTCCACTAAATATTTTCATGGCGTGCTTCATTTCCAGCTGAATTTATGTTGATTTTAAACGGCACATTAATCACGTCGATATCactgtctttattttccatctGTGTACGAGCAGCGCTTCTACTTTTTAACCAACTGAACATGAACATACTTTAAGAGTTGGCAGTTGCCTTGAAGTTTTAAGACATGTCATGTGACCTAGTGGAATATTATCTCCTTTCTACAGTTTAACAAGTACATATTTATATGGatatatttaatcaaatataCAAAAGGATAAAGTGTGCGAAAAAGGGCTTGAATTCTGAAGTGGCTGcagcatatacagtatgtatcagaatactttattaatctgtccaggaaattgtttttattgctgttgttCCCATAAAGTAACAGTTCCAAGTTGACAAATGCAAATAGGATAAAGAAATATAagaacaaatatataaagaattAAAACCTATATTACACAAGTGATCGTAGTATCACAGAGGTAAATGGTTACATAAATAACGAGGTCTGAGGTTTGAAGAGTTATGAACGCTCAGCAGGAAAAAAGCTTTCATGATAAGATTTAAACCTCTGCGGTCAGTCTGGTATATTTCTGCTGCTCCACCCTCTTCATAAACTTCCGCTTTCCCACACTTTCTCCCACATTCTCGATTTCAATATCACCACTCCAATAATCAATTCGTCTGCTTTTCCAGAGCCAATTAGGCCAAAGTTCCTTATATTTCACTGCAACTACGCTCTCACATCCCTGCGCTCTACGTGTCGCTCTAAAACCGAAAGAGAACCTACACTACACTACGTGGCTCAATACCACTAGAAGTTGTACTTTTTGTACTTTGAATGAATCTGACCATTAATTCATAATTCCATTATACTTCCACTTACAAGAGAGCACTCAGCGGGAGGAGTTAGAAAGTTTGATGGGCACAGGCAGGAATGACCGCCTGTGGTTTTCTGTGGTGCATTTGGGTAGAATGAGTTTGTTACTGAAAGTACTCTTCAGACTGGTCAGTGTGTTGTCGAGTGGGTGGGAGGAGTTGTCCAGGGTGGTCTGACGCTGTGTTCAAAGAGTCTGACGCCACCCATGCAACATCGCTGGCCTTGCAGATCAGTttgttgagtgtgtttgccGCTCTCAGCCTGCAGCCCCAGCATGCAACGGCGTACAGGAGCGCACCGGCCACCTCGGTCTCCTCGGGGAATAGATTTGctgtaattttagttttttataggTTTGGAGGTCTTGAATATCCAGGTTTTCTCCAGATACCCAGTGAAGATGATACAAAATTAAAGTATGTGTAAGGTCACATGCGCAAGAATAAAGTATGTTACGTTAGTCCCCAAGGAATCGCTGTGTGCTTCCGATCTGCAGAGCTCCATAGTTATCCAATCCTACACGAATGCATGATTTTCCAACCTGCCTATAATACCTCTTATATTCACTCCTTATAGCAGCTGTGTTTCAGCTGCTATTGTCACGTAGTTTGACTTACATCCAGTAATCTCTTACGTAACGTGTATCAGCTATTGTATCACGATTAGATTCTACGcatttatctctttctttcctgctgcttcctctctctttttcctgccTCAGCCAGATGGGTCCCCTTGTGTCAGCTGTGTTCTGCAAGTTTTACTGAGGTGCTTGCTCTTGGGGTCTCAGGCCTAGTTTTTTAAAGCGTCTTGAGTTTATTAGTGTGGTTACTGATgctacatacactgatcagccataacattaacaatgtcctgttaccagacaccacagggcaccctcagaaggcccgtgtccagtctctgatgagacacaaccgTTGTCAGTTCGGtttgtcttctgtctgtctttcactctcgctctcgctctctcagAGTTAGTTAGATCCCGGCTGCATTTCCATCTGACTTGCTATGGGTGTCACTCTTTCCACATTTTCCAACCAAAGGATAACTTCTGGGGTGGGATGCATGGCCCTTGGTTGTTTGCGTTTCAGTTGGATTTGAATGAAAATCAACTGATCTGATTTGCTGACTAATTAAATAACCAAGAGAGGATATTCAACGCAGAAATTTATGGCACGCAGGCCTGAAAAAAGCAAGCGACAAATGTGGGTAGTTTCCTGGGAGATTAATCCCCcgcctctctctccccctctctccctctcagcacTCCGTCAAGACTGTCAAGACAGCCATTTAATAGTTAAATTATAATTTAACAGGCACCTTCCGTTACGCACGCGCAAAAACGCGCGCAGTAAGCCCATGCTTCATAAGCAAGCCGCCGCCACTCGGTCTCTCAGCGCCTCCACTGATCCCTAGTCAGTGCAGCTGGTCAGAGAAGATGGCACTGGCCGACACAGAGCGCGGAGTGTCCGCCTGCGGGGACTCCGTCGCCCCGTTCTCAGAGATCATTGAGCTGAACGTCGGCGGACAGGTTTATGTCACCAGACACAAAACTCTGATCGCCGTCCCAGACTCGCTCCTGTGGAACATGTTCAGCAAGAAGTCGCCCAAGGAGTTGGCGAGGGACAGCAAAGGGCGCTTCTTTCTGGACAGGGACGGCTTCTTGTTCCGCTACATTCTTGACTATCTCCGAGATCTGAACTTGGTCCTCCCGGACTACTTCCCCGAGAAGAGTCGGCTGCAGAGGGAGGCAGACTTTTTCCAGCTGCGGGACCTCGCGAAACGGCTCAGCCCCCGGATGAGTAAGGACAATTCAATCAGCGAGGAGATCAGCCAGAGCGACACGGAGGAGGGCGCGCAGCAGTGCGGCTCGTCCTCTGGCATCGAGGCTTTACGCACCATGTCAGTCAGCGGGGCCATGCGCTCCccgtctctggactccagaaaGTCGGGCTATATCACGATAGGATACCGCGGCTCGTACACTATTGGCAGAGACATCCAAACCGATGCCAAATTCAGGAGAGTGGCGCGCATCACGGTTTGCGGGAAGACGTCTCTGGCCAAAGAAGTGTTTGGGGACACGCTGAATGAGAGCAGAGACCCGGACAGGCCCCCGGAGAGATACACGTCCCGGTACTATCTGAAGTACAATTTCCTAGAGCAGGCGTTTGACAAGCTGACAGAAGTGGGCTTTCACATGGTGGCCTGTAGCTCCACGGGCACCTGCGCCTACACCAGCAATGATCCAAACGAGGACAAAATTTGGACAAGCTACACTGAATATGTATTCTGCCGGGAATAACCACCAGTATTCATGCCACATCGatgtaaatatacatttcacAATGTATAGAGGAATGTCTTTAAATTAAGTATTACATTTGCTGTGGTAAATAGCTTGGTAAAGGACGAGCAACTCCTAAATATTGCTCTGTTATTGATTGACTATTAGACGCAAAATGCCCCCAAAATAGATTATAAACACGACAATTGGACAAAAACAAGTTTATGCAATCTGCAGGTTCAAAGTGACCAAAGTATGGTTTGAGTTGGACGCCCTGTTCCAACGAAAATTCTCTCCACCTCATAGAGCTGCATGTCAATGTCTCTGTCATATCTGACTCAGTGCTGTGTGAATTGAGTGGCATCCAGGAACAGACAAGCAGCGATTAGTATTCAGTGTCATTGTTACTTCTAGGCTTGCTTGAGCACTTGTTTGGCCGAGTTTTGTATTATCCAGTAGGCTTTTAGAGCAGTTCTATCACTGACATGATTGTAAGTGTATGTAGAGTGTTGTATTTGTTATAAACTTGTTCAGACTAAATAAAATCTTCTACTCTGTTATTCTCAGCCCTTTGCCAGTGATCGTATCTTCCTCTTAACATCCCGCACGAGGTGCACAGAATATTTTTTCTCCGACCTTTGCCTCACTGGGGAATCAAAGCGTCAGCCTCAAAGAGACATGCCCTACCCAGAAATCTCACCCCGTCATGGCACCGAAGCTGCCAGCTCAACAAAAACTTTCACACTGTTTTAACCCAGAAGAAACTGCCTGTTCTTGTCAGTGTCCTCACCGACTCTGAACTTTCCTTGCTTCTGACTTTAATGCTTGTTAACTGCCAACTCAAAGCACTGTGTCCGTCTTCCATCCCCGCCGTTAAGCAGAAATCCTTCACATTTGAATATAGTTGGCATGTAAATATTGGATCTGCTTCCACCTATCCATTTTGTCACACAAATCCAGCTGCACGCAGCGTGGATGCAAATAGTGCAGCTGTGCACACATGATGTCATTATCATTTCAAGTGTAAATAATGAAAGGGTCCAGCTGCACACAAATAGGAGGGTGGAGCCTGCCGGGGGGCTGTGGATGAATGGGAAGTCGATTGGTGTACCTCTGCAGCAGAATTATTTGACTGGTCGGTGTGCAGCCAGTCTTGGATTATGCATCTGATtcaaaacaaccataaaaaggCCTTTTGGTTCAAAGCCATGGGTGGGATTATAGGACATCAGGGGCTTACAGTGTCTGTAGGGGTTCTGGGACATCCTCCCTGAGGGAACATCTACAAGCTTGGTTAgacaggctaaaaaaaaatttggaataaatgtgtttggACAGGACCGAAAATCATCTTTGGGACATGACATCTCTTTGGACTGAGGTGGTTGAAAATAAGTGTCACGTAACTGGTAATTATCCAAATAAGGCTCTTGCATCTCAACAATTTTGACAAGTCACAGCAGGAAGAGAacaggtgataaaaaaaaaaaaaaaaacaatggctgAATTATATTTAGCTGCTTCGGTTACAGGCTCCTGCAGGCTGCCGtcaaatggaacttgtgagCTCGTGATTAATGCTGGTGTCTTCTGATGGGGTCGTGTTCGACACGTGAACGCCCCCGCTCGTTGTATTCGCAAACCTTGAAAGTGGAAATTTTCTGACAACGCACGTTCATGTGTTGACTTGACATTTTCATAAATGACAGAGGTCACTAAAGTTCACGTTTAGCTGGATATACGGGTGTCTTAGTAGATTCTCAGTACTGATCAGCGTCTGGTATGACTCCATTTGGATTTCGTTATGTGTTCTAACCGATAGGAACAAAAACCCCTCTGCATGCACCTGAGCAGTCCTAAAACAAATTATGTGATTTATGTTTACTGACAAATGCCTTAATTGCTGTTAACTGTTTGTCCCTTTGCACACCGCATGACTTTTACAGTCTGTACAGATATTGAATTTGTCTGGCTTCAGCAGATTTTCGTATGATCGCTGAAAGCAGTGATAGCTGCGCTgagcccataacccagaggtggATGGATCGAAACCACCTTCTGCTATgtctgcaatttccccattgtgggacaaataaaggtttttctttattctaAGACACACGTAACAAATGATGTAGGATCTACATGCTTTGCTACACCAACTAAAGTCAACTGAACCTCGCACTGCAACAAATATCATATAGGTTTCAGGAAAcattttgctgtaaacaaaatcaactaaATGGCGCCCAGACAATGTGGATGACCATTCCACCACCATGTAAAGCCCACCCAGACGATTTAATTGCCCCAGAAGATCTTGAACTTTCAACATTACTACTTCAGACCAAAATTCCCCCACAAAACCAAAGAACTTTGGTGTGGCTTCCAGGACAGGGAATTGTCACAGAGTCTCTTTGTAACTGCCTGACACATCTGAGGAAAATGTCGTTTTCCCCGTCATCGTTATCCTTTAATTATATGCCTTCGCAATTCCTACAATAAGTTATGCTCTCATTAGTTTGCTAAAATGTTGGCATCTAAAGCTCCTGCACACTGACAGTTACCTAGCAGCAGCGTTCTCACAACTTAACATGACTATGCTACCACTTGTATGTCTCCTTTCATGGAGAAAAGAAGAGTTCATGGGCTACATTTCACTTTGTGAGAACATTGTTGCTAGGAAATTCTCGCCGTGCAGTGGTCACCCAGGCAAACAGTAGACTTGTTCACGGAAGACACTTAGGCTTCGCACAGGTGGGATCAATGGTTGCACAGTTCCTTTAAATAATATATCGATTGCAGCCATCATTTATACACCCGTGCTTTCCCTGCTGTGGACAAGGTCTATTAGCAAGCTAATGAGTTAAGAACTttatgtaggaaatgcaaaagTACAATGAAAAGATGAGTCTGTTGGGAAAATCAACAGTTCTCCTTAGACATACTGAACTATTAAATTACAGCA
This window harbors:
- the zgc:162944 gene encoding glutamine amidotransferase-like class 1 domain-containing protein 3, mitochondrial, whose amino-acid sequence is MLTLLHHCGRTLLTARTLQTVHQSHYSAQMAKRVAVVLAGCGVYDGTEIHEASAVLVHLSRGGAAVNMFAPNVDQMHVVNHMTGEPAQDKRNVLVESARVARGKIQDLSKLSVKDHDAVIFPGGFGAAKNLCSWAVQGKDCSVNDMVKDTLQAFHKEGKPIGLCCISPVLAAKVIPGCEVTVGIEADGKYPNTADTAAAINQLGCKHVSKSVGESHVDEKNKLVTTSAFMCDAPIHEIFDGIGTMVRDVLKLA
- the acod1 gene encoding cis-aconitate decarboxylase encodes the protein MLRKGITESFGAAIHALSSAQLTDGVINRSKRMMLDTLGVGLLGTRTAVFNKALKYSKSFSSDERSSVWGQSHITLPSHYAAFVNGIAVHSMDFDDTWHPATHPSGAVLPALLALAETLPSRPSGLDLLLAFNIGIEVQGRLMRFSREAYNIPERFHPPSVVGVMGSAAASAKLLGLSPAQCSHALAIAASSAGAPLANAATQTKPLHIGNAARRGLEAAQLAQMGLEGNPAILDIDFGFGVYYKDYTPSAIEGSASGAFKWILEGQDVAFKRFPAHLGMHWVVDAALAARAKIQNTQTFFDARQIRRVTLRVPPSKYINCPLPATEHQARHSFQFNAGSALLDNKVTVTSFDEAQISRPALRELLSKVKLETPQDNKPSFDKMYCEVEIETDQGLSYTARCDTFYGHWRKPLSHKSLVEKFCINASSVLSMEGVEGVIDMIGNMEKLRECSVLGSYLRMTSEPHEQLHSTASL
- the kctd12.1 gene encoding BTB/POZ domain-containing protein KCTD12.1, encoding MALADTERGVSACGDSVAPFSEIIELNVGGQVYVTRHKTLIAVPDSLLWNMFSKKSPKELARDSKGRFFLDRDGFLFRYILDYLRDLNLVLPDYFPEKSRLQREADFFQLRDLAKRLSPRMSKDNSISEEISQSDTEEGAQQCGSSSGIEALRTMSVSGAMRSPSLDSRKSGYITIGYRGSYTIGRDIQTDAKFRRVARITVCGKTSLAKEVFGDTLNESRDPDRPPERYTSRYYLKYNFLEQAFDKLTEVGFHMVACSSTGTCAYTSNDPNEDKIWTSYTEYVFCRE